A genomic region of Glycine max cultivar Williams 82 chromosome 15, Glycine_max_v4.0, whole genome shotgun sequence contains the following coding sequences:
- the LOC100776071 gene encoding uncharacterized protein At4g15545 — translation MLVSESSGSKVDLPEELLNVLPSDPYEQLDVARKITSVALSTRVDALQSESSALRAELADRNRLIAELQSQVESIDAALSEAADKLARADQDKENLLKENASLSNTVRKLTRDVSKLETFRKTLMKSLREDEDTSEGTPDTAAKLHSQASFTSTSQFGDDDASSTLSSRTSSMRINTSDMGNYLAEDRESDGSKSRASHNLLLASQTSTPRITPPGSPPSMSALVSPTRTSSKPVSPRRHAISFSTSRGMFDDRSSVGSQTGRTRVDGKEFFRQVRSRLSYEQFGAFLANVKELNSHKQTKEETLQKANELFGPENKDLYTIFEGLITRNVH, via the exons ATGCTGGTGAGTGAATCGAGTGGTTCGAAGGTGGATCTTCCGGAGGAGTTGCTAAATGTTCTACCGTCCGATCCTTACGAGCAGCTCGATGTGGCCCGCAAGATCACCTCCGTTGCGCTGTCGACACGTGTCGACGCGCTCCAATCAGAGTCGTCCGCTCTACGCGCCGAACTCGCCGATAGGAACCGGCTCATCGCCGAGCTCCAGTCTCAGGTGGAGTCCATCGACGCCGCTCTCTCCGAAGCCGCCGATAAGCTAGCCCGAGCCGACCAAGACAAG GAGAATTTGCTGAAGGAGAACGCTTCGCTTTCCAACACAGTGAGAAAGCTCACCAGAGATGTCTCCAAG TTGGAGACTTTCAGAAAGACGCTTATGAAATCACTTCGCGAGGATGAAGATACTTCT GAAGGAACGCCGGACACTGCAGCTAAGTTACACAGTCAAGCAAGTTTCACTTCCACATCGCAATTTGGAG ATGATGATGCATCTTCAACGCTTTCTTCTAGAACATCTTCGATGCGAATAAACACTTCTGATATGGGAAATTATTTAGCAGAGGATCGTGAGTCTGATG GCTCAAAATCTCGAGCATCACATAATCTCCTCTTAGCATCTCAAACTAGCACCCCTCGAATTACTCCCCCTGGTTCCCCTCCTAGTATGTCTGCATTGGTATCCCCAACAAGAACATCATCTAAGCCTGTGTCTCCAAGGCGCCATGCAATTTCCTTTTCAACCTCAAGAGGAATGTTTGATGATAGGTCTTCAGTAGGGTCACAAACTG GACGAACACGCGTGGATGGAAAAGAGTTTTTTCGCCAAGTTAG GAGTCGTTTATCTTATGAGCAGTTTGGTGCATTTTTGGCAAATGTTAAGGAACTGAATTCTCATAAACAAACTAAAGAG GAAACACTACAGAAAGCTAATGAGTTATTTGGGCCTGAAAACAAGGACCTCTATACTATATTTGAGGGACTGATAACGCGCAATGTCCATTAG